From the Synechococcus sp. HK01-R genome, one window contains:
- a CDS encoding UDP-N-acetylmuramoyl-L-alanyl-D-glutamate--2,6-diaminopimelate ligase, protein MSQTLHSLLRAVGLTWPESLANAPIQAITCDSRCVGAGSLFLGLPGVRVDGGSFWPKALADGAVAAVIGPAAAAAQPPGENDPVLVVPEPVATWIGELAAAFWQHPSSRMTLIGVTGTNGKTTTTHLIEHLSLEAGRPAALFGTLVNRWPGHSITATHTTAFADRLQAQLAEAVAGGSQVAAMEVSSHALEQQRVAGCRFAAAVFTNLTQDHLDYHPSMEAYFEAKARLFAAPLLLDEGARAVVNVDDPWGRQLAERLGERCWRSSLEPDQDVELTMTDLVMRSSGVEGRLLTPRGEGMFQSPLVGRFNLMNLLQAVGVLQQQGLPLPMMLQGISSFRGVPGRMERVVVPLAAADQLPAVLVDYAHTPDGLKNALEACRPFVQGRLVCVFGCGGDRDRGKRPQMAAIAAQLADRVVVTSDNPRTEDPQQILTDVVAGLPVGCEPVVAVDRAAAIAGAVASAAPGDLVLIAGKGHEDYQILGTEKVHFDDREEAEKALRSRLSC, encoded by the coding sequence ATGTCTCAGACGCTGCATTCGCTCCTGCGAGCTGTCGGCCTGACCTGGCCGGAGTCACTGGCCAATGCGCCGATTCAGGCGATTACCTGCGATTCCCGCTGTGTTGGCGCGGGCAGCCTGTTTCTGGGCTTGCCTGGGGTTCGGGTGGATGGCGGCAGTTTCTGGCCTAAGGCCCTCGCCGATGGTGCCGTGGCTGCGGTGATTGGCCCGGCCGCTGCTGCTGCTCAACCGCCGGGGGAGAACGATCCTGTGCTGGTGGTGCCCGAGCCGGTAGCAACCTGGATCGGTGAATTGGCCGCGGCGTTCTGGCAGCACCCCTCCAGCCGCATGACCTTGATCGGAGTGACGGGCACGAACGGCAAGACCACCACCACCCATCTGATCGAGCACTTGAGCCTGGAGGCCGGTCGACCCGCAGCCCTATTCGGCACCCTGGTGAACCGCTGGCCTGGCCACAGCATCACGGCCACCCACACCACGGCCTTTGCCGATCGTCTTCAGGCCCAGTTGGCGGAGGCGGTGGCTGGTGGCAGCCAGGTGGCGGCGATGGAAGTGAGCTCCCACGCCCTGGAGCAGCAACGGGTAGCCGGGTGCCGCTTCGCTGCGGCTGTGTTCACCAACCTCACCCAGGACCACCTCGACTATCACCCATCGATGGAGGCCTATTTCGAGGCCAAGGCGCGCCTGTTCGCGGCACCTCTGTTGCTGGATGAGGGTGCTCGGGCTGTGGTGAACGTTGACGACCCCTGGGGCCGACAGTTGGCCGAGCGCTTGGGTGAGCGCTGCTGGCGCAGTTCCCTCGAACCCGATCAGGACGTTGAGTTGACCATGACCGATCTGGTGATGCGTTCCAGCGGTGTGGAGGGGCGCCTGCTGACACCGAGGGGAGAGGGGATGTTCCAGTCGCCGCTGGTCGGGCGGTTCAACCTGATGAACCTGTTGCAGGCCGTTGGTGTGTTGCAGCAACAGGGCCTTCCTTTGCCCATGATGCTGCAGGGCATCAGCAGCTTCCGTGGCGTGCCGGGGCGCATGGAGCGGGTGGTGGTGCCGTTAGCGGCTGCCGATCAGCTACCTGCCGTGCTGGTCGATTACGCCCATACCCCTGATGGCCTCAAGAACGCCCTGGAGGCCTGCCGTCCTTTTGTGCAGGGGCGTTTGGTCTGCGTGTTCGGCTGTGGGGGCGACCGCGATCGGGGCAAGCGGCCTCAGATGGCGGCGATTGCCGCCCAGCTGGCGGATCGGGTTGTGGTCACATCCGATAACCCACGCACCGAGGACCCCCAGCAGATCCTCACCGATGTGGTGGCGGGCCTGCCGGTTGGATGTGAGCCTGTAGTGGCGGTGGACCGGGCTGCAGCGATCGCCGGGGCGGTGGCTTCGGCGGCACCGGGCGATCTGGTGTTGATTGCTGGAAAAGGGCATGAGGACTATCAGATCCTGGGCACTGAGAAAGTGCATTTCGATGACCGTGAGGAGGCGGAGAAGGCGCTGCGCTCTCGCCTGAGCTGTTGA
- the cysK gene encoding cysteine synthase A, which produces MSRVYADNSQAIGNTPLVRLNHVTKGCKATVLAKVEGRNPAYSVKCRIGANMIWDAEKRGVLSEGKTIVEPTSGNTGIALAFTAAARGYKLILTMPESMSIERRRVMAVLGADIILTEAAKGMGGAIAKAKEIAESDPGKYFMPGQFENPANPEIHEKTTGPEIWNDCDGAIDVLVAGVGTGGTITGVSRYIKNQAGKAIESVAVEPSHSPVITQTLNGDEVKPGPHKIQGIGAGFIPKNLDLSVVDKVEQVTNEESVEMALRLAKEEGLLVGISCGAAAAAAIRLAQQDAYAGKTIVVVLPDLAERYLSSVLFADVPSGIIEQPAVTA; this is translated from the coding sequence ATGTCTCGCGTTTACGCCGATAACAGCCAGGCCATCGGCAACACTCCCCTGGTGCGCCTGAACCACGTCACCAAGGGCTGCAAGGCCACCGTGCTCGCCAAGGTTGAAGGCCGCAACCCCGCCTACAGCGTGAAGTGCCGCATCGGCGCAAACATGATCTGGGACGCCGAGAAGCGTGGCGTGCTCAGCGAAGGCAAGACCATCGTTGAGCCCACCTCTGGAAACACCGGCATCGCTCTGGCCTTCACGGCGGCAGCCCGCGGCTACAAGCTCATCCTCACGATGCCTGAGTCGATGTCCATCGAACGGCGTCGGGTGATGGCCGTTCTGGGTGCAGACATCATCCTCACCGAGGCCGCCAAGGGCATGGGTGGTGCCATTGCCAAGGCCAAGGAGATCGCCGAGAGCGACCCTGGCAAATATTTCATGCCCGGTCAGTTCGAGAACCCCGCCAACCCCGAGATTCACGAGAAAACCACTGGTCCAGAAATCTGGAACGACTGCGACGGCGCCATCGACGTGCTCGTGGCCGGCGTCGGCACCGGTGGCACGATCACCGGTGTATCGCGCTACATCAAGAATCAGGCTGGCAAGGCGATCGAATCGGTGGCCGTGGAGCCCAGCCACAGCCCTGTGATCACCCAGACCCTGAACGGCGATGAGGTGAAGCCCGGCCCCCACAAGATTCAGGGCATCGGTGCCGGCTTCATCCCCAAAAACCTCGACCTGTCGGTCGTCGACAAGGTGGAGCAGGTCACCAACGAAGAGTCCGTTGAGATGGCCCTGCGCCTCGCCAAGGAAGAAGGTCTGCTGGTGGGCATCTCCTGTGGTGCCGCAGCTGCTGCCGCGATCCGCCTGGCCCAGCAAGATGCCTACGCCGGCAAAACCATCGTCGTGGTGCTGCCCGACCTGGCCGAGCGCTATCTCTCCTCGGTGCTCTTCGCTGATGTGCCCAGCGGGATCATCGAACAGCCCGCAGTGACCGCTTGA
- the rpsD gene encoding 30S ribosomal protein S4, with product MSRYRGPRLRITRRLGDLPGLTRKAAKRSYPPGQHGQARRKRSEYAIRLEEKQKLRFNYGVSERQLVRYVKKARAQEGSTGTNLLKLLENRLDNVCFRLGFGPTVPGARQLVNHGHVTVNGRVTDIASYQCKPGDVIAIRERKCSKQLAEGNLEFPGLANVPPHLELDKPKLSAKVVGRCEREWVALEINELLVVEYYSRKV from the coding sequence ATGTCTCGATACCGCGGCCCTCGCCTGAGGATCACGCGGCGCTTGGGAGACCTTCCCGGTCTCACCCGGAAGGCCGCAAAGCGGTCCTATCCCCCCGGTCAGCACGGCCAAGCCCGTCGCAAGCGCTCTGAATACGCGATCCGTCTCGAAGAGAAGCAAAAGCTTCGCTTCAACTACGGCGTCTCCGAGCGTCAGCTCGTGCGCTACGTGAAGAAAGCGCGCGCCCAGGAGGGTTCCACTGGAACCAACCTGCTGAAACTGCTCGAGAACCGTCTCGACAATGTCTGCTTCCGCCTCGGCTTCGGCCCCACCGTTCCCGGTGCCCGTCAGCTGGTGAACCATGGGCACGTGACCGTGAACGGTCGCGTCACCGACATCGCCAGCTATCAGTGCAAGCCCGGCGACGTGATCGCCATCCGCGAGCGCAAGTGCAGCAAGCAACTGGCTGAGGGCAACCTGGAGTTCCCTGGCCTGGCCAACGTGCCTCCGCACCTGGAGCTCGACAAGCCCAAGCTCAGCGCCAAGGTGGTGGGCCGCTGCGAGCGCGAATGGGTCGCGCTCGAAATCAACGAACTGCTGGTGGTGGAGTACTACTCCAGAAAGGTCTGA
- a CDS encoding APC family permease, with protein sequence MSTGFLSRFFGRPLPRAAAVGERLPNFEALPILSSDALSSVAYATEAALGVLILGGSAALGLSVPITLAIIALIVIVVLSYRQAIAAYPDGGGSYVVARDNLGRNVGLVAAAALLIDYTLTAAVSLMAGTQALSSLAPSLLPHEVSLSLLLLVLVGWANLRGVKEAGRVFAIPTYAFVLMVVLLTIAGLKDLTFHHGWSADAPPSVQALEPIGLFLILRAFSSGCSAMTGIEAIANGVKVFKEPAPANARKTLLVMGVLLSLMFLAVSGMGFMYGIAPDPKVTVLAQIGIRVFGAGSVLFWALQIATLLILVLAANTAFAGFPRLAAMLADDRCLPRQMSWLGDRLVYQNGIGVLLAFTALIILICRGDTTVAVNLYALGVFTAFTLSQLGLVRRWWRLRGDGWQGRMLMNALGALATFLVLLVIVVSKFDEGAWTVVIAIPLLVAGLAMIRRRYREVYAAIAPRAGMEPLCCPERSTPTGHHCIVWIAGLTMPSFEAVRYACSFADSVTAVMVLAEEEDPGRLSTEWDRWAGTQTGSLEFKLLDSPFSSLIDPFCDYVEQEEQQHPDRTTTVVMPVAIPRDRLDMTLLNQRGLNLFRALSADGSRVFSIVRYYVKEPMQDPARA encoded by the coding sequence GTGTCCACAGGTTTTCTGTCCCGTTTCTTCGGTCGACCTTTACCCCGTGCAGCCGCCGTCGGTGAGCGGCTGCCCAACTTCGAGGCCCTGCCCATCCTCTCCTCCGATGCGCTCTCGTCGGTGGCTTATGCCACGGAGGCAGCGCTGGGCGTCTTGATCCTCGGCGGTAGTGCTGCCCTCGGGCTGTCCGTGCCGATCACCCTGGCAATCATCGCCCTGATCGTGATTGTGGTGCTCTCTTATCGCCAGGCGATCGCCGCTTATCCCGATGGTGGCGGTTCTTACGTGGTGGCTCGCGACAATCTCGGTCGCAATGTGGGCCTCGTTGCCGCAGCTGCCTTGCTGATTGATTACACGCTCACGGCGGCGGTGAGCCTGATGGCGGGAACCCAGGCGCTGTCGTCTCTGGCGCCATCTCTGCTTCCCCATGAGGTGTCGCTGTCACTGCTGCTGTTGGTGCTGGTGGGCTGGGCCAATTTGCGGGGGGTGAAGGAGGCCGGTCGGGTGTTCGCGATTCCCACCTATGCCTTTGTGTTGATGGTGGTGTTGCTGACGATCGCGGGTCTGAAGGACCTCACGTTCCACCACGGCTGGTCAGCGGATGCGCCCCCGTCGGTGCAGGCGCTTGAACCCATCGGTCTGTTTCTGATTCTGCGGGCTTTCAGCTCTGGCTGTTCCGCCATGACCGGGATCGAGGCCATTGCGAATGGCGTGAAGGTGTTCAAGGAGCCTGCTCCGGCGAATGCTCGCAAGACGCTCCTCGTGATGGGGGTGTTGCTCTCCCTGATGTTCCTCGCGGTGAGTGGCATGGGATTCATGTATGGCATCGCCCCCGATCCCAAGGTCACCGTGCTGGCCCAGATCGGCATCCGCGTGTTCGGAGCAGGCAGCGTGTTGTTCTGGGCTCTCCAGATCGCGACGCTTCTCATTCTCGTGCTGGCAGCCAATACGGCCTTCGCCGGCTTCCCCCGGCTGGCGGCGATGCTTGCCGATGATCGTTGCCTTCCGAGGCAGATGAGCTGGCTGGGAGACCGGCTGGTCTATCAGAACGGCATCGGTGTGCTTCTGGCCTTCACCGCCCTCATCATCCTGATCTGCAGGGGAGACACCACCGTGGCGGTGAATCTCTATGCCCTCGGGGTTTTCACGGCTTTTACTCTCTCGCAGCTGGGATTGGTGCGGCGCTGGTGGCGGCTTAGGGGTGATGGTTGGCAGGGCCGAATGCTGATGAATGCCCTGGGAGCCCTCGCCACCTTCTTGGTGCTGCTGGTGATCGTGGTGAGCAAGTTTGATGAGGGGGCCTGGACGGTTGTGATTGCGATTCCCCTGCTCGTGGCAGGGCTGGCGATGATCCGTCGCCGTTATCGGGAGGTGTATGCGGCTATCGCACCAAGAGCCGGCATGGAACCCCTCTGCTGTCCGGAGCGCAGCACCCCCACGGGGCATCACTGCATTGTTTGGATTGCAGGCCTCACCATGCCGAGCTTTGAGGCCGTGCGTTATGCCTGCTCCTTTGCCGACTCGGTGACAGCGGTGATGGTGCTCGCGGAAGAGGAGGACCCCGGTCGGCTCAGTACCGAGTGGGATCGCTGGGCCGGCACCCAGACGGGCTCCCTTGAGTTCAAGCTGCTCGACAGCCCCTTTAGTTCACTGATCGATCCCTTCTGCGACTACGTGGAACAGGAGGAGCAGCAGCACCCTGACCGCACCACCACCGTTGTGATGCCGGTGGCGATTCCTCGCGACCGTCTCGACATGACACTGCTGAATCAGCGAGGCCTGAACCTGTTCCGGGCCCTGTCGGCCGACGGCAGTCGGGTGTTTTCGATCGTGAGGTACTACGTGAAGGAGCCGATGCAGGACCCTGCCCGCGCTTAG
- a CDS encoding glutaredoxin family protein, translating into MTPSPTEHQTLTLFSRTGCCLCEGLEERLRALDLSALQPPLSLKVVDIDAPDCSPELRARFDLEVPVLTLVIIGRQLELPRVSPRLSDEGLLNWLQRACSKALGSD; encoded by the coding sequence GTGACCCCGTCCCCGACTGAGCACCAAACACTGACCCTCTTCAGCCGCACGGGCTGTTGTTTGTGCGAGGGGCTGGAGGAGCGTTTGCGCGCGCTTGATCTGTCCGCCTTGCAACCTCCTTTGTCGTTGAAGGTGGTGGATATCGATGCTCCGGATTGTTCCCCTGAACTTCGAGCCCGATTCGACCTGGAGGTGCCTGTGCTCACCCTGGTCATCATCGGGAGACAGCTGGAGCTACCGAGGGTGTCCCCGCGACTGAGTGACGAGGGCCTGTTGAACTGGTTGCAACGGGCCTGCTCCAAGGCGCTTGGATCGGATTAG
- the yidD gene encoding membrane protein insertion efficiency factor YidD, which yields MHESNTLSGGIPALCNQLLAGLMLALIGFYRRWFSPLLGPRCRFIPSCSAYGLEAIQRHGPWRGGWLTLRRLSRCHPFTPCGCDPVPD from the coding sequence ATGCACGAATCGAATACTCTATCTGGCGGCATTCCAGCCCTCTGCAACCAACTCCTTGCTGGCCTGATGCTGGCCCTGATCGGCTTCTATCGCCGCTGGTTCTCGCCGTTGCTCGGGCCCCGTTGCCGCTTCATTCCCAGTTGCAGCGCCTATGGGTTGGAGGCGATCCAGCGCCATGGTCCCTGGCGAGGCGGATGGCTGACCTTGCGCCGGCTCAGCCGCTGCCATCCCTTCACCCCTTGCGGTTGTGACCCCGTCCCCGACTGA
- a CDS encoding PLP-dependent aspartate aminotransferase family protein encodes MQHPATAPADATRAIHHGESYAAETGTVMPPIYATSTFAHGNPGGFDYTRSGNPNFRILEGVLASIEQSAHATVFGSGVSAITAIASTLSQGDLVLCEENLYGCTVRLFEQVFAKFGVRTEWVDFTDSQALTTIAERQPAMVWLESPTNPLLKVIDLEAVCSAARSAGVPVVVDNTFATALVQRPLQLGATLSLTSTTKYINGHSDALGGAVCTDAPEWHGRMVFAQKALGLMPSPFDCWLITRGIKTLPLRLRHQMASAATIADHLAMHPAVNWVRYPHRNDHPQQAVALRQMRGGGAIVTIGIRATREQAYAVCKALRWFTMAESLGGVESLICHPATMTHAAVAADVKEKLGISDGLVRLSIGCEDPDDLIADLDQALALLS; translated from the coding sequence TTGCAGCATCCCGCGACCGCACCCGCTGATGCCACCCGGGCCATCCATCACGGTGAGAGCTACGCGGCCGAGACCGGCACGGTGATGCCGCCGATCTACGCCACCTCAACCTTCGCCCACGGCAACCCTGGCGGGTTCGACTACACCCGCTCGGGGAACCCCAACTTCCGCATCCTCGAAGGCGTGCTCGCCTCCATTGAGCAGAGCGCCCACGCCACGGTGTTCGGTTCAGGCGTCAGCGCCATTACCGCCATCGCCTCCACCCTCAGCCAGGGGGATCTGGTGCTCTGCGAAGAGAACCTCTACGGCTGCACCGTGCGCTTGTTTGAACAGGTGTTCGCCAAATTCGGTGTGCGCACGGAATGGGTCGATTTCACTGATTCCCAAGCGCTCACAACGATTGCTGAGCGCCAACCCGCCATGGTCTGGCTGGAGAGCCCTACCAATCCCCTTCTCAAAGTGATTGACCTGGAAGCGGTCTGCAGCGCAGCCCGCAGCGCAGGTGTGCCCGTTGTGGTCGACAACACCTTCGCCACAGCCTTGGTGCAGCGCCCTTTACAGCTGGGTGCCACGCTCTCGCTCACCAGCACCACCAAATACATCAACGGTCACTCCGATGCCTTAGGGGGTGCCGTGTGCACGGATGCCCCTGAATGGCATGGGCGCATGGTGTTTGCCCAGAAAGCCCTGGGCCTGATGCCATCCCCCTTCGACTGTTGGCTGATTACACGGGGCATCAAAACCCTGCCCCTGCGCCTTCGGCATCAGATGGCCAGTGCGGCGACGATCGCTGACCACCTGGCCATGCATCCGGCCGTGAACTGGGTGCGGTATCCCCATCGCAACGATCATCCCCAGCAAGCCGTGGCGCTCCGTCAGATGCGTGGCGGTGGAGCGATCGTGACCATCGGCATCCGAGCAACCCGTGAGCAGGCCTATGCCGTTTGCAAGGCTCTGCGCTGGTTCACCATGGCCGAAAGCCTTGGGGGCGTTGAAAGCCTGATCTGCCACCCCGCCACCATGACCCATGCCGCCGTGGCCGCCGACGTGAAGGAGAAGCTCGGGATCAGTGATGGGCTCGTGCGTCTCTCGATCGGCTGCGAAGATCCAGACGATCTGATCGCCGATCTCGATCAGGCCCTCGCCCTGCTGTCATGA
- a CDS encoding PLP-dependent transferase produces MSPRDLQRNPCWQAADLGHPLPDATHAVSVALPRWRDVVAYEDNDPNCRSQLRAVYPRFGFHPLVSELARAALDESGAPPTSSAWPYPTLAAAEAALAHCLREAPDAHTTIATVRGLACLIADPDSTAAAKAFWQHAGLGASSRLAAIALGKESAPSDSEANAALQAVISRLSQMYGCTAENISLHPSGMAAQHEALRLVNHLHPGRPSLQIGFPYVDVLKQPQVLFNGAELLIDSSPAVVEAALKRLKPAALVVELPSNPLLQCVDLPTIAKLAHARAIPVIADDTIGSGLNIDALPHADLVFSSLTKSFAGRGDVLAGSLIVSPYSTWRQTFLSKRSSTEAGILAGLAAADAIPLEQGSRDLNQRLPQLNANTLALAEQLKQHPAVERVFHPADCANFTALMRPDAGNIASAPGHGCSAPGHGCSAPGHGCLLSFELKGGTEKAQRVYDALSVCKGPSLGTAFTLCCPYVLLAHYEELPWAASCGVPSHLLRVSVGLEDPAELWQRFKQALEA; encoded by the coding sequence ATGAGCCCCCGCGATCTGCAGCGCAATCCCTGCTGGCAGGCCGCGGACCTGGGTCATCCGCTTCCCGATGCCACCCATGCCGTGTCGGTGGCATTGCCCCGCTGGAGGGATGTGGTGGCCTACGAAGACAATGATCCGAATTGCCGGTCGCAGTTGCGGGCGGTCTATCCCCGTTTCGGCTTCCACCCGCTGGTCTCAGAGCTAGCCAGGGCTGCCCTGGATGAGAGCGGTGCCCCACCAACCAGCAGCGCCTGGCCCTATCCAACCCTCGCCGCGGCGGAGGCCGCGCTGGCGCACTGCCTCCGCGAGGCACCCGACGCTCACACAACGATCGCAACAGTGCGCGGACTCGCTTGCCTGATTGCCGACCCTGACAGCACTGCAGCAGCCAAGGCCTTCTGGCAGCACGCCGGCCTCGGGGCCTCCTCCCGATTGGCGGCCATCGCCCTTGGAAAGGAGAGCGCACCCTCCGACAGCGAAGCCAACGCAGCGCTCCAAGCCGTGATCAGCCGCCTGTCGCAGATGTATGGCTGCACCGCCGAGAACATCTCGCTGCATCCTTCTGGCATGGCAGCCCAACACGAAGCGCTGCGACTGGTGAACCACCTGCATCCAGGCCGCCCCTCTCTCCAGATCGGCTTCCCCTACGTGGATGTGCTCAAACAGCCCCAGGTGCTGTTCAACGGTGCAGAGCTGCTGATAGACAGCAGCCCCGCCGTGGTTGAGGCCGCCCTAAAGCGACTCAAGCCGGCAGCACTAGTGGTGGAACTCCCCAGCAACCCGCTGCTGCAATGCGTTGACCTGCCAACGATCGCCAAGCTCGCCCACGCCCGCGCCATCCCTGTGATCGCTGACGACACGATTGGCTCCGGGCTCAACATCGACGCCCTTCCCCATGCCGACCTGGTGTTCAGTTCCCTCACCAAGAGCTTTGCCGGTCGGGGGGATGTGCTCGCGGGCAGCCTGATCGTGAGCCCCTACTCCACGTGGAGGCAGACCTTCCTCTCCAAGCGGTCATCCACTGAGGCTGGCATCCTGGCCGGCCTCGCTGCCGCTGATGCGATCCCCCTCGAGCAAGGCAGCCGCGATCTCAACCAGCGGTTACCCCAGCTCAATGCCAACACGCTTGCCCTGGCCGAACAACTCAAACAGCACCCGGCAGTGGAACGGGTCTTTCACCCGGCTGACTGCGCGAACTTCACCGCCCTGATGCGACCCGATGCCGGGAACATCGCTTCAGCCCCTGGCCATGGCTGTTCCGCCCCTGGCCATGGCTGTTCCGCCCCTGGCCACGGTTGCCTGCTGTCGTTTGAGCTGAAGGGAGGCACCGAGAAAGCCCAGCGGGTCTACGACGCCCTCTCTGTGTGCAAAGGGCCGAGCCTCGGCACGGCCTTCACGCTCTGTTGCCCCTACGTGCTGCTCGCCCACTACGAGGAACTGCCCTGGGCTGCATCCTGCGGCGTGCCCTCCCATCTCCTGCGGGTGTCTGTGGGACTGGAGGACCCTGCAGAACTCTGGCAGCGCTTTAAACAGGCCCTGGAAGCTTGA
- a CDS encoding fatty acid desaturase — translation MTNAAAKTLSTTPLRRIDLNIKPYMSSDDRIAAWQIISTIAPLTLCCIAIANVTEKLTILSLILTPILFIFIILFLSRSFSLMHDCGHHSLFKAKASNRVAAFLLSIIHAMPHHPWSRGHAFHHKHNGNWNRYRGPSALTTLREYENKSKHSQFAYKMLRHPLTLLPGGFYYLVIKPRVALLLGFLELIAKGAIHGCRESSSGKAFNPFTFIDKHKSSFFYTREEVYDTTANTICVSLAWWWIGSAIGHWHFWILYTSIMSTSAAIMIAVFFVQHNFPGSYASGEDNWSYFKGAVDGSSFLIMPPVLNWFTADIAYHHVHHLSERIPNYRLRMCHQDEQNNFDSVKRLRLDQVWECFSLILWDNEALRLVSTKQ, via the coding sequence TTGACTAACGCCGCCGCCAAAACCCTGTCGACAACTCCGCTGAGGCGCATTGACTTAAACATCAAGCCATACATGAGCAGCGACGACAGAATTGCCGCCTGGCAGATCATTAGCACGATCGCCCCCTTGACCTTATGCTGCATTGCGATTGCCAATGTCACTGAAAAGCTAACAATACTATCGCTCATATTAACACCCATTCTTTTCATTTTTATCATTCTTTTTTTAAGCAGAAGCTTTTCGCTGATGCATGACTGCGGCCATCACAGCTTGTTCAAGGCCAAGGCCTCCAATCGCGTTGCCGCTTTCCTTCTCAGCATTATTCACGCTATGCCCCATCACCCTTGGTCAAGGGGTCACGCATTTCACCACAAACACAATGGCAACTGGAATCGATACAGAGGTCCATCGGCTTTAACGACGCTCCGCGAATACGAGAACAAGAGCAAACACTCTCAATTTGCTTATAAAATGCTTCGTCACCCCTTAACCCTCTTACCTGGGGGCTTTTACTATTTGGTGATCAAGCCAAGAGTTGCATTGCTTCTGGGATTTCTCGAATTGATTGCAAAGGGGGCTATCCATGGGTGCCGTGAATCGTCTAGCGGCAAAGCATTTAACCCTTTTACGTTTATCGACAAACACAAATCAAGCTTTTTCTACACCAGAGAGGAGGTTTACGACACGACCGCCAACACCATATGCGTCTCATTGGCCTGGTGGTGGATCGGAAGCGCAATCGGACATTGGCACTTTTGGATCCTCTACACCTCAATCATGAGCACCAGCGCAGCAATCATGATCGCTGTGTTCTTTGTCCAACACAACTTCCCAGGATCGTATGCGAGTGGCGAAGACAATTGGAGTTACTTCAAAGGCGCTGTCGATGGCTCATCTTTTTTGATCATGCCTCCTGTTCTCAACTGGTTCACCGCTGATATCGCTTACCACCACGTGCATCACCTCTCCGAAAGAATACCAAACTATCGCTTGCGCATGTGCCATCAAGACGAACAGAACAACTTTGACAGCGTTAAGCGACTACGACTTGATCAAGTCTGGGAGTGCTTTTCATTAATCCTTTGGGACAACGAAGCCCTTCGGCTTGTTTCAACGAAACAATAA
- the queA gene encoding tRNA preQ1(34) S-adenosylmethionine ribosyltransferase-isomerase QueA — MSDPRDLQLSSYDYQLPEERIAQSPVEPRHAARLLMVPSIDAPLEQVRHQTVWDWQHELQPGDLLVVNDTRVLKARLRVRRSGGGMAELLVLEPRGEGRWLCLARPAKKLRPGDQVWLEGLEQEPLPLQVLASDEASGGRIVQFPAGCEDAIAIEALLERYGEVPLPPYITRHDEADQTRYQTRYAARPGAVAAPTAGLHLSDPLLAAIRERGIALASVTLHVGLGTFRPVETEDLSELTLHSEWVEVSADLVEAVKACRARGGRVIAVGTTSVRALEGAAAAAGGQLQPLKGPVDLVIQPGFRFAVVQGLLTNFHLPKSSLLLLVSALISRERLLKLYEAAIGERYRFYSYGDAMWIAPEAVLKAAAPGD, encoded by the coding sequence GTGTCTGACCCCCGCGATCTCCAACTCAGTTCCTACGACTATCAGTTGCCTGAAGAGCGGATTGCTCAGTCGCCTGTGGAGCCGCGGCATGCAGCGCGGTTGCTGATGGTGCCATCCATCGATGCTCCGCTCGAACAGGTGCGTCATCAGACGGTGTGGGACTGGCAGCACGAACTCCAGCCCGGTGATCTGCTGGTGGTGAATGACACGCGGGTGTTGAAGGCCCGCTTGCGGGTGCGTCGCTCCGGGGGAGGGATGGCGGAGCTGCTGGTGCTAGAGCCGCGGGGTGAGGGGCGCTGGCTGTGTCTGGCCCGTCCTGCGAAGAAGTTGCGTCCTGGCGATCAGGTGTGGCTCGAGGGTCTTGAGCAGGAGCCTTTGCCGTTGCAGGTGCTGGCCAGCGATGAGGCCAGTGGCGGTCGCATCGTGCAATTCCCTGCCGGCTGCGAGGACGCGATCGCGATCGAAGCCCTGTTGGAGCGGTATGGAGAGGTGCCCCTGCCCCCATACATCACCCGGCACGACGAGGCGGATCAAACCCGTTACCAGACTCGTTATGCCGCACGACCCGGGGCTGTGGCGGCTCCCACGGCGGGGCTGCATCTCAGTGATCCGTTGCTGGCAGCGATCCGGGAGCGGGGCATTGCGCTGGCCTCGGTGACGCTCCACGTGGGCCTGGGCACCTTTCGGCCTGTGGAGACCGAAGACCTGAGCGAGCTCACGCTGCACAGCGAATGGGTCGAGGTGTCGGCCGACTTGGTGGAGGCGGTGAAGGCTTGCCGAGCACGGGGTGGACGGGTGATTGCTGTGGGGACCACCAGCGTTCGAGCTCTGGAAGGGGCGGCGGCTGCGGCAGGGGGACAGCTGCAGCCCTTAAAAGGTCCTGTGGATCTGGTGATTCAGCCGGGCTTTCGTTTTGCCGTGGTGCAGGGGCTGCTCACCAACTTCCATTTGCCGAAAAGCTCACTGCTCTTGCTGGTGAGCGCACTGATCAGTCGCGAGCGTCTCCTCAAGCTCTACGAAGCCGCGATTGGGGAGCGTTATCGCTTTTATTCCTATGGCGATGCCATGTGGATCGCTCCGGAGGCGGTGCTGAAGGCAGCAGCCCCCGGAGACTGA